A window from Montipora capricornis isolate CH-2021 chromosome 7, ASM3666992v2, whole genome shotgun sequence encodes these proteins:
- the LOC138058201 gene encoding golgin subfamily A member 6-like protein 2, whose protein sequence is MTEDSEASSVKTKQSNTMEWTNQHDTLFLREVRGSDLFETRKGSPERGKLWDEIATRLNNLTQCKFNVNKRSLRDRLNLLMSKFKAKNREEERASGISPEIQEIDTLLEELCEKEEEAKSKPSTGNKKQSLQKEKATAEEMRYKAMETMGETQKRVEKTNGVVPAKKSRKSTGDAIGYLQKKAEEEMALKREEIEIRKQEEARGSRISEQQTKMQQDMLKIIQQQQEEQHRQQQRNQQQTVQFMQSMLNQQQQQSQAMLALIERLAPKEKR, encoded by the coding sequence CACAATGGAGTGGACAAATCAACATGATACATTATTCTTGAGAGAGGTCAGGGGATCAGATCTTTTTGAAACCAGAAAGGGGAGCCCGGAGAGAGGAAAATTGTGGGATGAGATTGCCACAAGACTCAATAACCTCACCCAATGCAAATTCAATGTGAACAAAAGGTCGTTGAGAGATAGGCTCAATCTTCTAATGTccaaattcaaagcaaaaaatagggaagaagaaagagcaagtggTATTAGTCCAGAAATACAAGAGATAGATACTCTGCTGGAGGAGCTGTGTGAAAAAGAGGAAGAAGCTAAAAGTAAGCCTTCGACtggcaacaaaaagcaaagccTTCAGAAAGAGAAGGCAACTGCTGAAGAAATGCGGTACAAGGCAATGGAAACCATGGGAGAAACTCAAAAACGAGTGGAGAAAACAAATGGAGTGGTTCCAGCAAAGAAAAGCAGGAAAAGTACAGGAGATGCTATTGGATACTTGCAAAAGAAAGCAGAAGAAGAGATGGCattaaaaagagaagaaattgaaataaGAAAGCAGGAAGAGGCAAGAGGATCTCGTATATCAGAGCAGCAAACAAAAATGCAGCAAGATATGCTAAAGATTATTcagcaacaacaagaagaacagCATAGACAGCAGCAAAGAAACCAACAGCAAACAGTACAGTTTATGCAGTCTATGTTAAACCAGCAGCAGCAGCAATCACAGGCTATGTTAGCTTTGATTGAGAGGTTGGCTCCCAAGGAAAAGCgttaa
- the LOC138058209 gene encoding uncharacterized protein: MAAFEDFRQLLILYYDANLINDEDFVLLYDMFPSRNPSFPYYEYACFDLNNMSEAECKAEFRFEKKDLPTLAEALQIPPTFKLRQGSIVSGMEGLCILLRRLAYPCRFGDMVPRFGKPVPVLSMVTNHVIDYIYTIHGHRITRWNDALLNPPALDTYARSVHAKGAALQNCFGFVDGTVRPIARPDEHQRMMYNGHKRVHAIKFQSVALPNGLIANLYGPVEGKRHDAGMLAESGLLHDLERHAFSTGGQPLCIYGDPAYPLRVHLQGPFQGAALTPQMEMFNGSMSSVRVSVEWLFGDILNYFKFLDFKKNLKVGLSNIGKTYVVCALMRNALSCLYGNQTSEFFELDPPSLQEYFR, encoded by the exons ATGGCCGCATTTGAAGATTTTCGACAACTTCTCATTCTTTACTACGACGCTAATTTGATCAACGATGAAGATTTCGTTCTCCTTTACGACATGTTTCCGTCGAGAAATCCAAGTTTTCCTTACTACGAGTACGCTTGCTTTGACCTGAACAACATGAGTGAGGCAGAGTGTAAGGCCGAATTtaggtttgagaaaaaagaccTTCCGACTCTGGCAGAAGCCTTGCAGATCCCACCTACCTTCAAACTACGCCAGGGAAGCATAGTAAGTGGAATGGAAGGCCTTTGCATACTCCTAAGACGGCTCGCCTATCCTTGTAGATTTGGCGACATGGTACCTCGTTTCGGCAAACCAGTACCGGTGCTATCCATGGTCACAAATCATGTGATTGATTATATTTACACCATCCATGGACATCGCATAACCCGGTGGAATGACGCACTGCTTAACCCACCTGCATTGGATACTTATGCTCGATCAGTTCACGCTAAAGGGGCTGCTCTCCAGAActgttttggctttgttgatggCACTGTGAGACCTATAGCCAGACCAGACGAGCACCAGAGGATGATGTATAATGGTCATAAACGGGTGCACGCCATTAAATTCCAATCTGTTGCCTTACCGAATGGATTGATCGCAAACCTTTACGGCCCCGTAG AGGGCAAAAGGCATGATGCAGGTATGCTGGCAGAATCTGGTCTCTTGCATGACTTGGAACGCCATGCATTTTCGACAGGGGGTCAGCCTCTATGCATATATGGGGATCCTGCATATCCCCTCAGGGTTCACCTGCAAGGACCATTCCAAGGTGCTGCTCTCACACCTCAGATGGAGATGTTCAATGGATCCATGAGCTCTGTTCGAGTGTCAGTGGAGTGGCTATTTGGAGacattttaaactattttaaattccttgattttaaaaagaacctAAAAGTTGGCTTAAGTAATATTGGTAAAACATATGTCGTATGTGCTCTCATGCGAAATGCCCTATCATGCCTATATGGTAATCAAACCTCAGAATTTTTTGAATTAGACCCCCCAAGCCTCCAGGAGTATTTCAGGTGA